Proteins from a single region of Fundidesulfovibrio putealis DSM 16056:
- a CDS encoding methyl-accepting chemotaxis protein produces the protein MRISFSLKIALLLVASIVVVSLGIFFTTNYFISDGFDRQAVLELEGRQKSVQSKLQSLKDETLAETFLIASDLAIAQAIEKGDSTFLKKHAKTILEKTGIDFLTITDAKGIVVARGHSDQTGDSALGQLAIKKGLQGQESVGLEEGTVVKLSVRGGAPVKLDGKIVGAVSVGENLGTHQFVDQIKRDMGVECTIFNGDTRMSTSLLNEGKRAVGTKMTNPKVIEAVLQKGGVFNARNTILNVEYDTYYWPLTMADGKIGGMLFIGKDRKSIEATQLGIVWSVLGSATLVGLLMLAIGLFASRRLTKPIITTISFAKAVAEGRLDETLAVKRNDEVGDLADALRTMVAAIKSKINEAQEKTHEAGVQAKMAEEAKCAAEAAYGQAEAARCEGMLSAAIQLEGVVQGISVVSTQLSRQIDLTTQDMSVQERRTAEAATAMEQMNATVLEVARSASNAAQQASLAKGKAEEGKGVVSRAVSAIGQVDRMAGELEQDMSTLGEQARSISGIMSVISDIADQTNLLALNAAIEAARAGDAGRGFAVVADEVRKLAEKTMTATKEVGDSIHAIQNGTTRNVDRVKSAAGAAKNASDLAEQSGLALEEIVSLVDETTAQVQSIAAASEEQSASSEEINRIVEEVSRITSSTANGMRGSSQGVAELAERSRQLESLINSFRSS, from the coding sequence AGTCCAAGCTTCAAAGCCTGAAAGATGAGACGCTGGCTGAGACGTTCCTGATCGCTTCCGACCTTGCGATCGCCCAGGCAATCGAAAAGGGTGACTCCACGTTCCTTAAAAAGCACGCCAAGACGATCCTGGAGAAAACCGGGATAGATTTCCTGACCATTACCGACGCTAAGGGCATCGTCGTAGCCCGTGGGCATTCCGACCAGACCGGCGACTCCGCGCTCGGGCAACTTGCCATCAAAAAGGGCCTTCAGGGCCAGGAATCCGTGGGCCTGGAAGAAGGGACCGTGGTCAAGCTGTCGGTTCGTGGCGGCGCTCCGGTGAAGCTCGACGGCAAGATCGTCGGAGCGGTGTCCGTCGGCGAAAACCTCGGCACCCATCAGTTTGTGGACCAGATCAAACGCGACATGGGCGTGGAGTGCACCATCTTCAATGGCGACACCCGCATGAGCACGTCCCTTCTGAACGAGGGCAAGCGGGCCGTCGGCACCAAGATGACCAACCCCAAGGTGATCGAGGCCGTCCTACAGAAAGGCGGCGTGTTCAACGCGCGAAATACCATCCTGAATGTCGAGTACGACACGTACTATTGGCCTCTCACCATGGCTGATGGCAAAATCGGCGGCATGCTGTTCATCGGCAAGGACCGCAAAAGCATCGAAGCCACCCAACTCGGCATCGTGTGGAGCGTCCTGGGCAGTGCAACTCTTGTTGGCCTGCTGATGCTGGCTATCGGTCTGTTCGCTTCCCGCAGGCTGACCAAACCCATCATCACCACCATCTCCTTTGCCAAGGCCGTGGCCGAAGGCAGGCTTGATGAGACCCTTGCCGTCAAGCGCAACGACGAAGTAGGCGACCTCGCCGACGCCTTGCGCACCATGGTGGCAGCAATCAAGTCCAAGATCAACGAGGCTCAGGAAAAAACCCACGAGGCCGGTGTCCAGGCGAAGATGGCGGAAGAGGCCAAGTGCGCAGCCGAAGCGGCCTATGGGCAGGCTGAGGCGGCCCGATGCGAGGGAATGCTCTCTGCTGCCATTCAGCTTGAGGGGGTCGTGCAGGGCATAAGCGTGGTCAGCACGCAGCTGTCCCGACAGATCGATCTCACCACCCAGGACATGAGCGTCCAGGAGCGGCGCACCGCCGAGGCGGCAACCGCCATGGAACAGATGAACGCCACAGTGCTCGAGGTTGCCCGAAGCGCCTCCAACGCGGCTCAACAGGCCTCCCTGGCCAAGGGCAAGGCCGAAGAGGGCAAGGGAGTCGTCAGCCGTGCAGTCTCGGCCATCGGCCAGGTGGACCGCATGGCGGGCGAGCTGGAGCAGGACATGTCCACCCTGGGCGAGCAGGCCCGCTCCATCAGCGGCATTATGAGCGTCATTTCCGACATCGCCGACCAGACCAACCTTCTGGCCCTGAACGCGGCCATCGAGGCCGCCCGCGCGGGTGACGCCGGGCGCGGCTTTGCCGTGGTGGCGGACGAGGTGCGAAAGCTCGCCGAAAAGACCATGACCGCCACCAAGGAAGTGGGCGATTCCATCCATGCGATCCAGAACGGGACCACCCGCAACGTGGACCGGGTAAAGTCCGCCGCCGGAGCCGCCAAGAACGCCTCGGACCTGGCGGAACAGTCCGGACTCGCGCTGGAGGAGATCGTCTCCCTGGTGGATGAGACCACCGCCCAGGTGCAATCCATAGCCGCCGCCTCAGAAGAACAGTCGGCTTCCAGCGAAGAGATCAACCGTATCGTGGAGGAAGTGAGCCGGATTACCTCCTCCACGGCCAACGGGATGCGCGGGTCGTCCCAGGGCGTCGCCGAGCTGGCGGAGCGCTCCAGGCAGCTTGAGTCCCTGATCAACTCCTTCAGGAGCAGTTAG
- the mobA gene encoding molybdenum cofactor guanylyltransferase, with amino-acid sequence MAASATNPDTAVVLAGGKSRRLGRDKAAVEIDGQPMLARMVALARRFCPAVAVSGRDPAPLVTGVPWFLDDAPGLGPMGGIITALERFRTPCLVLSCDLPLLDAGTLETLLAAWRVRPAHAVLTTFEQTETGFIEALVSVYEPEAAILLRQANEEGCRKLSRAIPAACRHCVPYSMKESRPFFNVNTPAELAEILA; translated from the coding sequence ATGGCCGCATCGGCGACGAATCCTGATACTGCGGTCGTCCTGGCCGGAGGAAAAAGCCGCCGCCTGGGCCGGGACAAGGCCGCCGTGGAAATCGATGGGCAACCCATGCTGGCCAGGATGGTCGCGCTCGCCCGGCGCTTCTGCCCGGCCGTGGCAGTTTCCGGACGCGACCCCGCCCCCCTGGTGACGGGCGTGCCCTGGTTCCTGGATGACGCGCCCGGCCTTGGTCCCATGGGGGGCATCATCACTGCCCTGGAGCGCTTCCGGACCCCCTGCCTCGTCCTGTCCTGCGACCTTCCCCTGCTGGACGCAGGCACCCTGGAGACCCTGCTGGCCGCATGGCGCGTCCGCCCCGCCCATGCTGTGCTCACCACATTCGAACAGACCGAAACGGGCTTCATCGAGGCCCTGGTGTCGGTCTACGAACCCGAGGCGGCGATTCTGCTACGCCAAGCCAACGAAGAAGGCTGCCGGAAGCTCTCCCGAGCCATTCCGGCAGCCTGTCGTCATTGCGTGCCCTATTCGATGAAGGAGTCCCGCCCCTTCTTCAACGTGAACACCCCGGCGGAACTGGCCGAAATACTCGCCTGA
- a CDS encoding formate dehydrogenase accessory sulfurtransferase FdhD: MTVHDSDLAHLPCRQFKDGSWRTFQDEAAPEIPVALAVEGGRDKTLWAFPDGLPDLALGHALLDICPAGMIPVLTTLGTQEFSVRFEPGSPPAAPAWPGALSPEDVLRGAAQFMGMAGRWDATGCFHRAALYDPSQKTFVHHVEDIGRHNCLDRLAGWALAGRHPLAGQVLYVTARATASLVGKAVRSGYAVMVSRSAVTTAGVETARKAGMTLLGFSRENRFSIFTDTHGRIGDES, encoded by the coding sequence ATGACAGTACACGACTCGGACCTCGCGCATTTACCGTGCAGGCAGTTCAAGGACGGCTCCTGGCGCACCTTCCAGGATGAAGCGGCCCCGGAAATCCCCGTCGCCCTCGCCGTTGAGGGCGGACGCGACAAAACCCTCTGGGCCTTCCCCGACGGACTGCCCGACCTGGCGCTCGGGCACGCCCTGCTGGACATCTGTCCGGCGGGCATGATCCCCGTGCTGACCACCTTGGGGACGCAGGAGTTCAGCGTGCGCTTCGAGCCGGGCTCGCCTCCTGCCGCGCCCGCCTGGCCCGGCGCGCTCTCGCCCGAAGACGTGCTGCGGGGAGCGGCTCAGTTCATGGGCATGGCCGGACGCTGGGACGCCACCGGCTGCTTCCACAGGGCAGCCCTGTACGACCCATCCCAGAAGACCTTCGTGCACCACGTGGAAGACATCGGGCGCCACAACTGCCTGGACCGGCTTGCAGGCTGGGCCCTGGCCGGACGCCACCCCCTGGCCGGGCAGGTGCTCTACGTCACGGCGCGCGCCACGGCCTCGCTGGTGGGCAAGGCGGTCCGCTCCGGGTATGCGGTCATGGTCAGCCGTTCGGCCGTGACCACTGCCGGAGTCGAGACGGCCCGCAAGGCAGGCATGACACTGCTTGGCTTCTCCCGCGAGAACCGCTTCAGCATCTTCACCGACACGCATGGCCGCATCGGCGACGAATCCTGA
- a CDS encoding substrate-binding domain-containing protein — protein MKQTIQTVVVLCVLMCAFPVLAQDKVLMMATTTSTEDTGLLPVLAEAFKKKSGFELRWVAVGTGKALEIGKNCDADLLMVHAPDAEKKFMEEGAGKARTQIMYNDFVLIGPKADPAKVKGKSVADALKGLAAAKATFVSRGDKSGTHMAELKLWKVAAMDAPDKETWYVSSGQGMLQCLRMAAEKGGYVLADRGTWIQFESSPESKSMDILVEGDPSLRNQYSVLTLNPEKCPKAKLAAAEAFASWIASAEGQKVIGDFKLMNKQLFFPNAGK, from the coding sequence ATGAAGCAGACAATACAGACGGTTGTCGTCTTGTGCGTTCTTATGTGCGCGTTCCCGGTGCTGGCTCAGGACAAGGTCCTGATGATGGCCACAACCACCAGCACGGAAGACACGGGCCTCCTGCCTGTGCTGGCGGAAGCGTTCAAGAAGAAGTCCGGTTTCGAGCTGCGCTGGGTCGCCGTGGGCACGGGCAAGGCTTTGGAGATCGGCAAGAACTGCGACGCCGACCTGCTCATGGTGCACGCTCCCGACGCCGAGAAGAAGTTCATGGAAGAGGGCGCCGGCAAGGCCAGGACGCAGATCATGTACAACGACTTCGTGCTGATCGGCCCCAAGGCCGACCCGGCCAAGGTGAAGGGCAAGAGCGTGGCCGACGCGCTGAAGGGCCTCGCCGCCGCCAAGGCCACCTTCGTGAGCCGTGGCGACAAGTCCGGCACGCACATGGCCGAGCTCAAGCTCTGGAAGGTGGCCGCCATGGACGCCCCTGACAAGGAAACCTGGTACGTTTCCAGCGGGCAGGGCATGCTTCAGTGCCTGCGCATGGCTGCCGAAAAGGGCGGATATGTCCTGGCTGACCGGGGCACCTGGATCCAGTTCGAGTCCTCGCCGGAGTCCAAGAGCATGGACATCCTGGTGGAGGGCGACCCCTCCTTGCGCAATCAGTACAGCGTGCTGACCCTGAACCCCGAGAAATGTCCCAAGGCCAAGCTGGCCGCAGCTGAAGCCTTCGCCTCCTGGATCGCCTCTGCCGAGGGCCAGAAGGTCATCGGTGACTTCAAGCTTATGAACAAACAGCTCTTCTTCCCCAACGCCGGGAAATAA
- a CDS encoding ABC transporter permease yields MNYLLDGLSRAGGLLASGDAETFSAVSATLEATALAMGAALIPGLPAGFCLGYFRFPGRRFLRMISDALMAFPTVVIGLLVYAMLSRRGPFGEFGLLFTVPGMALGLTLLALPMIVSLTASAVEQMDSRLRLTLLTLGADSRQLLLGVLWEARFGVLAGAVAAFGRVVSEVGIAMMVGGNIKWHTRTITTAIALETGKGEFAQGVALGVVLLGIALGVNAALAVLKRRMGP; encoded by the coding sequence ATGAACTACCTCCTTGATGGTCTTTCGCGCGCCGGGGGCCTTCTGGCCTCCGGCGACGCCGAGACCTTTTCCGCCGTTTCCGCCACCCTGGAGGCGACAGCCCTGGCCATGGGCGCGGCCCTGATTCCAGGGCTGCCCGCCGGGTTCTGCCTGGGTTATTTCCGCTTTCCGGGGCGGCGTTTCCTGCGCATGATTTCCGATGCCCTCATGGCCTTCCCCACGGTGGTAATCGGCCTGCTGGTGTACGCCATGCTGTCGCGCCGGGGACCCTTCGGCGAATTCGGCCTGCTGTTCACCGTGCCCGGCATGGCCCTTGGCCTGACGCTCCTGGCCCTGCCCATGATCGTGAGCCTCACGGCCTCCGCCGTGGAGCAGATGGATTCGCGGCTTCGCCTGACCCTCCTGACCCTCGGCGCCGATTCGCGCCAGCTGCTCCTGGGGGTGCTGTGGGAGGCCCGCTTCGGTGTTTTGGCCGGGGCCGTGGCCGCGTTCGGGCGGGTGGTGTCCGAGGTGGGCATAGCCATGATGGTCGGTGGCAACATCAAGTGGCACACCCGCACCATCACCACAGCTATCGCCCTGGAGACCGGCAAGGGCGAGTTCGCGCAGGGCGTCGCCCTGGGCGTGGTGCTCCTGGGGATTGCGCTCGGGGTCAACGCGGCCCTGGCGGTGCTCAAACGCAGGATGGGGCCATGA
- a CDS encoding energy-coupling factor ABC transporter ATP-binding protein → MNSSASLVYDLSDVEHRFGGHLALRCSGLQVARGSIVGIRGPNGAGKSTLLSIMSFLMPPASGTVTFCGEPGRSGDVRLRRQAVLMPQDPALLRRRVEANVLYGLKARGVRNPDAAAQALERVGLDPGRYLRRWWWQLSGGEARRVALAARLALEPVALLLDEPTAGLDPESAEMVRRAVLADRERRGLTVVAVSHDREWLDSLCDEMYRLAPRTGIEKLPQEGAACEP, encoded by the coding sequence ATGAATTCTTCCGCAAGTCTCGTCTATGACCTCAGTGACGTGGAGCACCGGTTCGGCGGCCATCTGGCGCTACGATGCTCCGGGCTTCAGGTGGCGCGGGGAAGCATAGTGGGCATTCGCGGCCCTAACGGCGCGGGCAAGAGCACCTTGCTTTCCATCATGTCTTTTCTGATGCCCCCTGCCTCAGGCACCGTCACATTCTGCGGCGAGCCGGGCCGCAGCGGCGACGTGCGGCTGCGTAGGCAGGCTGTGCTCATGCCGCAGGATCCGGCGCTTCTGCGCCGCAGGGTGGAGGCCAACGTCCTGTACGGATTGAAGGCCAGGGGCGTTCGAAACCCTGACGCCGCCGCCCAGGCGTTGGAGCGCGTGGGCCTTGATCCGGGGCGTTACCTGCGCCGCTGGTGGTGGCAGCTCTCCGGCGGGGAGGCGCGCCGCGTGGCCCTGGCCGCGCGACTGGCCCTTGAACCCGTGGCTCTTCTTCTGGACGAGCCCACGGCCGGGCTGGACCCGGAGAGCGCCGAGATGGTGCGCCGGGCCGTACTGGCGGATCGGGAACGTCGGGGGCTGACCGTGGTGGCCGTGAGCCACGACCGGGAATGGCTGGACTCGCTGTGCGACGAGATGTACCGTCTCGCCCCCAGGACCGGGATCGAAAAACTGCCTCAGGAGGGTGCCGCATGCGAGCCGTGA
- a CDS encoding molybdopterin-guanine dinucleotide biosynthesis protein MobB: MRAVNIVGFKNTGKTTLCASVIRELAALGIPASSLKFTHQAGLDKSSTDTAKLLEVSPAVGAIGESESAIFWRERKPFMDMLPLLGQDMLVVEGGKTLGVMGRIVIARDAEEARRLGAGQDGLAFAVYGPEGVDGVPAVSDVRELARIVSERSFLLPGLDCGGCGRENCRQLAVEIVSGAASPADCTAVGGELSITVNGAPLPLNPFVGRILQAGIAAMLGQLKGYAPGETVISLKQ; encoded by the coding sequence ATGCGAGCCGTGAACATCGTGGGATTCAAGAATACGGGCAAGACCACTCTTTGCGCCAGCGTGATCCGCGAGCTCGCCGCCCTGGGCATCCCGGCCTCGTCGCTCAAGTTCACCCACCAGGCAGGCCTGGACAAATCCTCCACGGACACGGCCAAGCTTTTGGAAGTGAGCCCCGCAGTTGGGGCCATCGGCGAGTCCGAATCCGCCATCTTCTGGCGTGAGCGCAAGCCTTTCATGGACATGTTGCCGCTTCTGGGCCAGGACATGCTGGTGGTGGAGGGCGGCAAGACCCTCGGCGTGATGGGACGCATCGTCATCGCCCGCGACGCCGAAGAGGCGCGCAGGCTGGGCGCGGGGCAAGACGGTCTGGCCTTCGCGGTCTACGGGCCTGAGGGCGTGGACGGCGTTCCTGCCGTGAGCGACGTCCGCGAGCTGGCCCGCATCGTGTCCGAGCGGTCGTTCCTGCTGCCCGGTCTCGATTGCGGTGGCTGCGGCAGGGAGAACTGCCGCCAGTTGGCCGTGGAGATCGTGTCCGGAGCAGCCTCTCCTGCGGACTGCACCGCCGTCGGCGGCGAGCTGTCCATAACGGTGAATGGCGCGCCTCTGCCGCTCAATCCCTTCGTCGGGCGCATCCTGCAGGCGGGTATTGCAGCCATGCTGGGCCAGCTCAAGGGCTACGCCCCAGGCGAAACTGTCATCAGTCTGAAACAGTAG
- a CDS encoding sensor histidine kinase, with translation MDNIENSPPPVAEPSREDLHQSRLELVERRIRDKLGSYRSYNFTQLQSVALNIFFDLAQEFTDVEDVYAVCVMIPKSLFNLECTLYVIDGQQDILSCCASHCPRTDGKITFAEEIMVKDGHLLIPIKANRELISQLPFTPQGDIIGMLEIFPADSLTQHDTLFWGRYANRIGFQLHNRFISLKNKEHVQFIRNLVKDIGHNVIVPNMYFKLFYKRLEARIGLIKPFQVKFKSMMQDLSQNGQELSGEWDRLDQDIDYIYNAIHDQFKEIYSHYQNTSLFLETLLRTSHFEEGRYVLEKRKCNFKSQVIDPQVERYRSRLTDRGIEIDTSMGGVPDQEIEVVVDVGLVSQVYANLFSNVVKYTREVEERGHRRKFMSYGWEILKDYFEPGRDGIKLNVFSSGPPMSPEQSERLFSEGYRGENSQGEYGTGHGLYFIREVVTLHGGRVGYEATPLGNNFYIILPIDPQGQRMTQAV, from the coding sequence ATGGACAACATCGAGAACTCCCCTCCCCCGGTAGCGGAACCCTCACGGGAGGATCTGCACCAGTCCCGCCTGGAACTGGTCGAGAGGCGTATTCGTGACAAGCTCGGAAGCTATCGCTCGTATAATTTCACGCAGCTTCAAAGCGTCGCCCTGAACATCTTCTTCGATCTGGCCCAGGAATTCACCGATGTGGAGGACGTGTACGCCGTGTGCGTCATGATCCCCAAGTCGCTTTTCAACCTGGAGTGCACCCTCTACGTCATCGACGGCCAGCAGGACATCCTCAGTTGCTGCGCCTCCCATTGTCCTCGCACCGACGGCAAGATCACCTTCGCCGAAGAGATCATGGTAAAGGACGGGCACCTGCTCATCCCCATCAAGGCCAACAGGGAGCTTATCTCGCAGCTGCCCTTCACTCCGCAGGGTGACATAATCGGCATGCTGGAGATATTTCCGGCGGACAGCCTCACCCAGCACGACACGCTCTTCTGGGGCCGTTACGCCAACAGGATCGGCTTCCAGCTTCACAACCGCTTCATAAGCCTCAAGAACAAGGAACACGTCCAGTTCATACGAAATCTTGTGAAGGACATCGGGCATAACGTCATAGTCCCGAACATGTACTTCAAGCTCTTCTACAAGCGGCTCGAGGCGAGAATTGGCCTTATTAAACCGTTTCAGGTGAAGTTCAAGAGCATGATGCAGGATCTTTCCCAGAATGGGCAGGAGTTGTCCGGAGAATGGGACAGACTCGACCAGGACATCGACTATATTTACAACGCCATCCATGACCAGTTCAAGGAAATATACAGCCACTACCAGAACACCAGCCTGTTCCTGGAGACGCTGCTGCGGACCAGCCACTTCGAGGAAGGGCGCTACGTCCTGGAAAAGCGCAAGTGCAACTTCAAGAGCCAGGTGATCGATCCCCAGGTGGAACGGTACCGCTCCAGGCTCACCGACCGGGGGATCGAGATCGACACCTCCATGGGCGGAGTGCCGGATCAGGAGATCGAGGTGGTGGTGGACGTGGGCCTGGTGTCGCAGGTGTACGCCAACCTGTTCTCCAACGTGGTGAAATACACGCGTGAAGTGGAGGAGAGGGGCCATAGGCGTAAGTTCATGTCCTACGGCTGGGAGATTCTGAAGGATTATTTCGAGCCGGGGCGCGACGGCATCAAGCTGAACGTGTTCAGCTCCGGCCCGCCCATGAGCCCCGAACAGAGCGAGCGCCTCTTTTCCGAAGGCTACCGGGGCGAGAACTCCCAAGGTGAATACGGCACTGGCCACGGGTTGTACTTCATCCGGGAGGTCGTCACCCTGCACGGCGGCAGGGTCGGCTACGAGGCGACGCCCTTGGGCAACAACTTCTACATCATCCTCCCCATCGATCCCCAGGGCCAGCGGATGACTCAGGCGGTCTGA
- a CDS encoding PaaI family thioesterase: MPTAYLEAVRKPGQAVNPLFAFLGISVQEIGPERVVLQVPFRPEFIQGAGAVAGGIVAALADEAMAHVVLANLEHEEKTATIEMTMRYFRPVLSSGLCATATLVNKGRRIISAEALVTDDAGRLVGKAGGSFFVIAPSGSKTG; the protein is encoded by the coding sequence ATGCCGACAGCGTATCTCGAAGCCGTCCGCAAGCCGGGACAGGCCGTGAATCCCTTGTTCGCCTTTCTTGGAATCTCCGTGCAGGAGATCGGCCCGGAGCGCGTGGTGCTGCAAGTCCCCTTCAGGCCGGAGTTCATCCAGGGGGCGGGAGCCGTGGCCGGAGGCATCGTGGCCGCCCTGGCCGACGAGGCCATGGCGCACGTGGTGCTGGCCAATCTGGAGCACGAAGAGAAAACGGCCACCATCGAGATGACCATGCGCTATTTCCGGCCTGTCCTCTCGAGCGGGCTTTGCGCCACGGCCACGCTGGTGAACAAGGGCAGGCGGATCATCTCCGCCGAGGCGCTGGTGACCGACGACGCAGGCCGCCTGGTGGGCAAGGCGGGCGGGTCGTTCTTCGTGATCGCGCCTTCGGGATCCAAGACCGGCTAG
- a CDS encoding universal stress protein codes for MKVLACIDLSTQAQTVLENSAELAKWKKAELIIFTVAEDFIDFGEGVTLALTEQIKEQAQKRLEEAGKKVQDMGITARTVMDYGSSPADSILTFAEKEGVDLIVLGSRAKTGLDRFLIGSVASKVVAHSTCSVMVLR; via the coding sequence ATGAAAGTGCTCGCTTGCATCGACCTGTCCACCCAGGCCCAGACTGTTCTTGAAAACTCCGCCGAATTGGCCAAATGGAAAAAAGCGGAACTCATCATCTTCACGGTCGCGGAGGATTTCATCGATTTCGGCGAAGGAGTGACCCTTGCCCTGACCGAACAGATCAAGGAGCAGGCCCAGAAACGCCTTGAGGAAGCCGGGAAGAAGGTCCAGGACATGGGGATCACGGCGCGGACGGTCATGGATTACGGATCGTCACCGGCAGACTCCATCCTGACCTTCGCCGAGAAGGAAGGCGTGGACCTGATCGTTCTCGGCAGCAGGGCCAAGACCGGGTTGGACCGCTTCCTTATCGGCAGCGTGGCCAGCAAGGTGGTGGCGCACTCCACCTGCTCGGTAATGGTGCTCCGCTAG
- a CDS encoding DUF4881 domain-containing protein, translating into MKRISLFVAALALASLMGCTDFGKVDQGRVVAFDKQAGKVTFIRDKKAEPLNPDYTGLPPVTYTIPTDPAEMGPDPKAGLRMKLDTQKSQIIIYDPQAQAFKTIVFKIHDMQENVDRDHPLVFDKESGKAKVFPMVDKTKKTVTVYSARQKMLVTFSVPEEYMSWPDSTWDAGDEVRVYYKEDGKSLRFMNISKTDIFKK; encoded by the coding sequence ATGAAGCGCATATCTCTCTTCGTGGCCGCCCTGGCGCTGGCCTCGCTCATGGGATGCACCGACTTCGGGAAGGTGGACCAGGGCCGTGTGGTGGCCTTCGACAAGCAGGCTGGCAAGGTCACCTTCATCCGCGACAAGAAAGCTGAACCCCTGAACCCAGACTATACCGGGCTGCCGCCCGTGACCTACACCATCCCGACCGACCCTGCGGAAATGGGTCCTGATCCCAAGGCCGGGCTGCGCATGAAGCTGGACACCCAGAAGAGCCAGATCATCATATACGATCCGCAGGCCCAGGCTTTCAAGACCATCGTGTTCAAGATCCACGACATGCAGGAGAACGTGGACCGAGACCATCCGCTGGTCTTCGACAAGGAGTCCGGCAAGGCCAAGGTGTTCCCGATGGTTGACAAGACCAAGAAGACCGTCACCGTGTACTCCGCCCGCCAGAAGATGCTCGTCACCTTCAGCGTGCCCGAGGAATACATGTCCTGGCCCGACAGCACCTGGGATGCCGGCGACGAAGTCCGCGTGTACTACAAGGAAGACGGCAAGTCCTTGCGGTTCATGAACATCAGCAAGACGGACATCTTCAAGAAGTAA
- a CDS encoding sulfite exporter TauE/SafE family protein yields the protein MEWLYILMPIAGVKIFWPGLVILGVGVGIIGGFFGMGGAWMVTPGLNILGFPMAFAIGTDIAHMAGKSLIATMRHGKFGNVDYKLGVIMIVGTVGGFEVGAQMVMWLERLGSVDKVVRYIYLILLFLIAWMVFHDVNKRRMKEKAAKAAGQEVDALATGIEWHKTLHKIKIPPMVHLHVAGIYCSAWLPIGVSFLTGWLAGILGIGGGLIRMPALIYLLGCPTHVAVGTDLFEVMISGLYGAASFTFKGRTELVAAIVMLCGASIGAQVGTVATKYIKGYGIRIAFGLAVVGCAVSIAMKMIGSAYKNLYQAMDIASTVLILGLVFGMSAYIAVKMVQGAKAELAAKKAAN from the coding sequence ATGGAATGGCTCTACATTCTGATGCCCATTGCGGGCGTGAAAATTTTCTGGCCCGGCCTGGTCATCCTGGGCGTGGGCGTGGGAATCATCGGCGGCTTCTTCGGAATGGGCGGCGCCTGGATGGTCACCCCCGGCCTCAACATCCTCGGCTTCCCCATGGCCTTCGCCATCGGTACGGACATCGCCCACATGGCGGGCAAGTCCCTTATCGCCACCATGCGCCACGGCAAGTTCGGCAACGTTGACTACAAACTGGGCGTCATCATGATCGTCGGCACGGTCGGCGGTTTCGAGGTGGGCGCACAGATGGTCATGTGGCTGGAACGGCTGGGCAGCGTCGATAAGGTCGTCCGCTACATCTATCTTATCCTGCTGTTCCTCATCGCCTGGATGGTCTTCCACGATGTGAACAAGCGCCGCATGAAGGAAAAGGCCGCCAAGGCCGCCGGACAGGAAGTGGACGCCCTGGCCACCGGCATCGAGTGGCACAAGACCCTGCACAAGATCAAGATTCCCCCCATGGTGCACCTGCACGTGGCCGGCATCTACTGCTCCGCCTGGCTGCCCATCGGCGTCAGCTTCCTCACCGGCTGGCTGGCAGGCATCCTGGGCATCGGCGGCGGCCTGATCCGCATGCCCGCCCTCATCTACCTGCTCGGTTGCCCCACCCACGTGGCCGTCGGCACCGACCTGTTCGAAGTCATGATCTCCGGCCTGTACGGCGCGGCCTCCTTCACCTTCAAGGGACGTACCGAGCTGGTCGCGGCCATCGTCATGCTCTGCGGCGCCTCCATCGGCGCTCAGGTGGGCACCGTGGCCACCAAGTACATCAAGGGCTACGGCATCCGTATCGCCTTCGGCCTGGCCGTCGTCGGCTGCGCGGTCTCCATCGCCATGAAGATGATCGGGTCCGCGTACAAGAACCTGTATCAGGCCATGGACATCGCATCCACGGTCCTCATTCTCGGCCTGGTGTTTGGCATGAGTGCCTACATCGCCGTGAAGATGGTCCAGGGCGCCAAGGCTGAACTGGCCGCCAAGAAGGCCGCGAACTAG
- a CDS encoding DVU0150 family protein yields the protein MKRITQLCTMVFLALTVPGLALAAGGGGAPIVLVADTRKLDGIMAWWANLYNESHLYFTILTIVMIPTIGILFGVLADIVMHFIGLDLKSRDLAEH from the coding sequence ATGAAGAGAATAACGCAACTGTGCACGATGGTCTTTCTGGCCCTGACCGTTCCCGGACTGGCCCTGGCGGCTGGCGGCGGCGGCGCTCCCATCGTCCTGGTGGCCGACACCCGCAAGCTTGACGGCATCATGGCCTGGTGGGCCAACCTCTACAACGAGAGCCACCTGTACTTCACCATTCTGACCATCGTCATGATTCCCACCATCGGCATCCTGTTCGGCGTGCTGGCGGACATCGTGATGCATTTCATCGGCCTGGACCTCAAGTCCCGCGACCTGGCGGAACACTAA